AACTGGAAAGCCTACCTTTTTATCTCAAAAAACTCTAATGAATATGATGCCTGTTTAAAGAATTACAAAAAGGATAAAAAATACCATGTTTGGAAACAACCTAACATTACTTTAACGGGTGTTTTTGATGTTGATGATGATAAAGACGACATTAATAATCTTCTAAATCTAAATGAGTTTGGCTGGGGTTTTAGCAATCAGGGATGGCACACTTGGATAACCAGGTTTAACTATTTAAAAGAATGTAATTGGCTTGGAGCTCCTTCAGAAAAACACAACTTAAGCAAGAGCACGCCTCTATTTTTAAAAACTAAATTTACCGATTACCATGATTATAATTCTCATGTAATAATTTTTCCGCCTAAAAAGAACGAAACATTTATAAACGAATAACAGAGATAGAAACAGCATAAAATTAATTTTAACCTACAGCCATATTTCAGAACAAAACATTATGAAAAACTTAATTTTAATATTAATAATTGGATTTTTTAGTTGTAAACCTGACACCAAAAAAAACATTAGTTATACAGCTCAAAATAATATAAAGATTATAAAAGCTGACACGATAAAATTCACAAATGGATTTGATTTCCCTGTAGGAAAACCAAATGCAAAAAAATATTATAATGCTCAAAAATTTGGAGAAAACGAACATTTAGGAGATGATTGGAATGGAGTTGGAGGAGGAAATACCGATTTAGGCGATCCGATTTATTCTATAGCAAATGGATATGTCTCTTATGCTGAAAATGTTTATGGAGGTTGGGGAAACGTTATTAGAATAGTACATTATATTGATAATGAAAATCAAATTGAATCTCTATATGCACATTGTGATGAAATAATTATTAAAAAAGGAGATTACATAGAAAAAGGGCAAAAAATTGGAACAATAGGAAATAATAATGGGTAATATCTTGCTCACTTACATTTAGAATTAAGAAGCCAAGTTGGACTTCCAATAGGTGGCGGATATTCTTTTGATACCGAAGGGTATTTAGACCCTACTGAGTATATAAAAACCCACAGAAATTAACAACGTGCAAATCCATAGCGCGACTTAGGCTTAATTTAAAAGCAAAACATGTAAATTTGGCCAAGTAAGAACTTAAAAGGCTGCGCTTACCTTCTACCCTACAAGCAAAAAAAAGAACATTACCTGCTAGCCAAAAAACAATCTAGATGCCAATAGAAAACATACCCGAACTCTACATTAAGGACAAAACAGAAAGTCCTGATTTATTTGTTTACGACTTTAAAATGACCACAGATGTTGTTAAAAGTAAGGTAAATTTAGGCATGAATATGTTTAGTTTTCTTCAAGTAGGAAAAAAACAAGTGCATTTTGCAGGAACATCGGTTGCAGTAAATAAAGACCAATCATTATTACTAAAAAAAGGAAATTGGCTTTGGACAGAATTATTAGACACAGAAGCTATTTATTACTGTAAACTCTTTTTCTTTTCTGAAGAAAAACTAACCGATTTTTTAAGCAAATACACCAACGACATTAAACCGTATAAAGAAGATGTACCCTATTTTGTAATTGAAAACGATGCATATATTGCTTCTTTTATTAGTTCGTTAGCATCACATACATTCGAAAACCACAATTTTAGCGATGCATTATTAGCTTTAAAGTTTGAAGAAATTTTATTATACTTATTAAATAAGTATGGTGATACCTTTGAATATTACTTACATTCTCTAATTTCTAAAGATGTTTCACCATTTAAAAACATAGTAGAAAACAATGTGCATTCTAATTTAAAGTTAGAAGAAATTGCTTTTCTCTGTAATATGAGTTTATCTACTTTTAAACGTCATTTTACAAACGAATACAACCAAGCACCAGGAAAATGGCTGCAAGATAAACGCCTACAAAAGGCTAAAGAATTGTTACAAGGAGGTGAATTAAAAGCATCTGATATTTACTTAGAAATTGGCTATAACAACCTGTCTAACTTTAGTGTAGCCTTTAAAAACAAGTTCGGAATTAGCCCAACAGATATTTCAAACTAGAAAAACAATACGTAACATAATGATTTACAGATCACTAAAAACACATCAAACTATTTCTTTTTGATAATAAACAACATTGACCTTTTTTCATAAGTTATTGAGCCGTTTCAATAAATAGAAAGGTAATAACCCAACATACATTTGTACCATAATTAAACAACGCTTGTTTTTTCAAGCACTATTTAATAATTAAAATTAAAAATTATAATTATGGCAAATGTAACAAAACCAGTATTTAAAGAAAGGTACGGTAACTTTATTGGCGGTAAATTCGTGGATCCTGTAAAAGGTCAATATTTCGATAACGTTTCTCCAGTAGATGGAAAAGTATTTACGCAAGCAGCACGCTCAACACAAGAAGATATAGATTTAGCGCTAGATGCAGCACACGAAGCATTCCCGTCTTGGAGTACATCTTCAGCAACAGAACGTAGTAATGCGTTATTGAAAATTGCACAAGTAATAGAAGATAACTTCGAGTACTTAGCAACTTTAGAAACTATCGATAACGGAAAACCAATTCGCGAATCTCGTGCAGCAGATATTCCTTATTGTATCGATCACTTCCGCTATTTCGCAGGTGTAATTCGTGCAGACGAAGGTAGTATTTCAGAACACGACAAAAACACAGTAAGCATTGTATTGCACGAACCTGTTGGTGTTGTTGGAGAAATTATTCCTTGGAATTTTCCAATGTTAATGTTAGCATGGAAAATTGCTCCAGCTTTAGCCGCAGGTTGTACAGCTGTTGTAAAACCAGCAGAGCAAACACCTACTAGTGTTATTGCATTAATGGAACTTATTGGTGATATCTTACCTGCAGGTGTATTAAACATTGTAACTGGTTTTGGCGCAGAAGCTGGTGCTGCTTTAGCAACATCTAAACGTATTGCAAAACTATCTTTTACAGGTTCTACAGAAACTGGGCGTAAAGTTTTACACAATGCTGCCGAAAACATTATTCCTGTAACTATGGAATTAGGTGGTAAATCTCCAAACGTATTTTTTCCATCTGTAGCAGATCATGACGACGATTTCTTTAGTAAAGCTATTGAAGGTGCACTAATGTTCTCTTTGAATCAAGGTGAAATTTGTACTGCTCCTTCACGTATTTTAGTGCATGAGGATATTGCAGACCTTTTTATCGAAAAAATGAAAGTGCGTTTAAAAGCAATTAAAACAGGAAACCCGTTAGATCCAGAGACTATGATTGGTTCTCAAGTTTCTAAGCCACAATACGACAAAATTCTTGACTATATTAAAATAGGAAAAGATGAAGGAGCAGAAGTTGTTGCTGGTGGTGATGCTGGTAATTATGAAGGTGAACTTTCTGAAGGATACTACATTCAACCTACAGTTTTAAAAGGAAATAATAAGATGCGTATTTTCCAAGAAGAAATTTTTGGTCCGGTTGTAGCTTTAACAACATTTAGCTCTACGGAAGAAGCTATTGCAATTGCAAACGATACGCCTTACGGTTTAGGTGCTGGTGTTTGGTCTAGAGATGCACACGAATTATACCAAGTACCTCGTGCTATACAAGCTGGTAGAGTTTGGGTAAACCAATACCATACTTATCCAGCACATGCTCCTTTTGGTGGTGTTAAAGAATCTGGATTTGGTCGTGAAAACCATAAAATGGCTTTAGATCATTACCGTGTTGTAAAAAACATGTTAATCTCTTACGACAAAAAACCTATGGGTTTCTTTTAATTAAAACCCATTAAATTAAGTAATAATAAAGCCTTGGATAATCCAGGGCTTTGTTGTTTTTATATAAATTTCATTAACCTGCGATACAAAAAGAACTACTCCATATACTCTTGCCATTTTATTAAAATATATTTTTCTACATTATTTTCTTTCTTTTTTAGAAAACCAAATTCATAAACAAATAGGTAAATATCATTTTTTTTGTTTTTCCAGTAATGGGTAAAATATTTTGGATTAAATCCTAAATCTAGAATCACTTTTGCTCTTACAGTTGCTTTACCCGATTTATTAAAGTTTTTAAGAATTTTTCTATTTAGTTTCAATTGGTTATCTACTTTATTGTAAAACCTTGGTGCTTCATCTAAAGATTTCCGATAGTGATATGAGCTTTTGCAATGCAAATCGCAGTAAACTTTATCTGATCGCCCTATCAGCTCTTTTCCGCAGGATAAACACTCATTCTTTTTTAATTTCATATTAACTTAAACGAAGATTACACGAATACTATTCGTTTAAGATACGACTAAATTATTTTGATTAATTAATTTTATCAAAAAAACATGATTGATAAAACTCAAATTATTTTAAAACCTCTTTGGCATAACAAAATCATGTATATAGCTATTGAATTTGATTATGACTGTGATACTTTAAAAAATTTCACCAGTGATTTACCTCATGTAAAATGGAGTAAAACATATAATATATTCTGTACTCATCATAATAAATCGAGAATAAATGAATTATTTCAATGTTTTAGAAATCAAGGTTGGTATGTTAACTATGAAGCTTTTAGAGTCTTAAAAAAAACAAAGCATCTTCCAGAAGTAAAGCAAACATCTATAATAAATAAGTTACCCATTTTGAGCGATGACCAGAGGGTATCTATTAGTCACTTTAAAAAATGGTTGGAACAAAAACGCTTTAGCCATAATACTGTAAACACCTATGTAGATGTAACCTCTTCATTTTTGCGATATTTAAATTACCAGAACTTAAACCTTATTTCTGCGAGAAGCATTGAGCAGTTTAATTACGACTTTATTTTTAATGCTAAAAAATCTATTTCATATCAAAACCAATGCATTAGCGGTATAAAGCATTATATAGATTTCAAGAACATAGAGGTAGATAGTTTTGATATTAAACGCCCAAGTAAGGACCGCAAACTACCAAATGTGTTAAGTAAATCTGATGTAAAAAATTTATTCGATGCGACAAAAAATCTAAAACATAAAACTTTACTTATTTTAGTATACTCATCAGGATTGCGTATAGGAGAAGCTTTGAAGTTGCGAATTAAAGATATCGATTTTGAACGAGGTCTTATTCACATAAAAAGCGCTAAGGGCAAAAAAGACCGATACACCTTACTGTCTAAAGCATTAATACCTATTCTAAAATCTTATATAAATCATTACACTCCTAATAGTTATCTGTTTGAAGGCCGATTTGGAGATCCCTATACACAAGTAAGCGCTAGACAAGTATTTAAAAAATCCTTATTAAATGCAGGCATAAAAAAATACTCAACCTTACACACATTACGACATAGTTTCGCAACACATCTATTAGAAGCAGGAACCGACATAAGATATATTCAAGAACTTCTTGGGCATAACAGTCCAAAAACTACCATGATTTACACCCATGTATCTACCACTAAACTTATAGATATTAAAAACCCCTTTGATTCTTTGTAAGAATCTAACTATATTAGCCTAACAGATTTTAAAACATAAAAGATATGAGTAGATTGCATTATAGAAAAACACTCTTATCCATCCGTTTTGACATATTATGGAGTGTTTAATAATCTATATAAATAAGTTACACCCAATAAAAAACAATTAAGGTCTAATAAATAAAGTAATGGAGAGAGATGTAAATAAAGGAAACACGATTTATTCTTTTTTAAAACTATTAAAAGAAGAGCGTGACATGGCTTTTGCATTTATAGACAATATTGAACCTAATGCATCAAGTGATTACGAATTAATAGATTATATAAAAGAAAACGACTTGATTAAAAGTAAAAAAGGAGAGTTTTCTTGTGACGCTCTTGTTTACATAACTCAAAACGGAAGAAATGTTTTAGAACATAATAGTTGGGAAGATTACATTAAAAGTAAAAATAATGCTATTAATGAGTCGTATGAAATTGAAAAAGAAAGACAAGAACAAAAAGACGAAATTGATAGGTTGACAAAAGTAAATTTAGAGTTACAAAATAAACAGATGAAAAGATATGTTGTTTATTCAATAATAGCTTTCGTTCTTGGAGCTATAATAACGAACGTAAAAGACATTTTAATCCTATTGCACATAACGAACCAGCAATAAAAGAAAAGCAGACAACCAAAAATAAAGTCCAATCTAAATTTAAAAAAAACTGACTGACCTTACTCATGCTCGAACTCTTATGCGCTTCTGACTTATTACTTTCAAAGTCAATATTCTTTAGACGAGTAATCATTATGTTTTTTTTTGAATCAAATCCAACAGGAGCTTTATTACAACCTTTTATGAATGATGTAACAGGCTTCTTTATTCTTAGCTTGTCTTTTAAAACATATATATATTTATGAAGTACAAACATTACAACAAAGAATTATTATCTGATGATTTTATTAATAATCTTATATCTAAAAATGATTTTATAGACGGTAGAGACGGAGGATTAGTTCTTGGTAATTCACATGAAAATGGAGGTATATTTTTTTTATACCAATTCCCTGAAGGGTTTAGGGTTTTTGGAAATATAGAAGGGTACGAGTATATTGTAAACAAAGAATCAACTGATAAAAACAGGTATGATTTGGAGAAAATATCAGATTTTGACAGAGATTTTACTGATGTTTTTGAGTCATACGAAATACCTAAGGGAATTAAAATTATTGATGCAAGAAAAAACAATAAAGAATCTAAATATATTCTTTTAGATGTTCGTGGTAAATTTGCAATAATCAACAAGTACTCAACAAAAGCGAATTTAAGCAAGATTGACTTTTTAAATAAAAAATAAATTATCCGACTGACCTTACTCATGCTCAAACTCTTATGTGCTTCTGACTTTTCACTCATGACTTAAAATAGGATTTAGTAATTAATAATAAAAAAAATGTATATAAACAGAAATGAAATAATGGCTAATAAAATTGCGGAAAAAGACATTATTAATCTAGAATCAGACTTAAAACACAACTCTTTTTACAGTGAATCAGACAAAAGAGCTATTAGAACATATATAGGTGCTGTTGACTCAAGAGAAATAGGTCGATTTGACATAATTAATGCTTTAGAAATATCTAAGGAACTTATAAAAAAGAAAGATTCTAAAGATTATCAGGATTATCTAAAAAGGCATCAAAGTCTCTCAAAGCGATTAGAAGGTTTTGATTAATTCTTAAAAAATTTTCCTTATCTTTTATACATTCTGAATAATGAAGAGTATTCTCTTCTGATCCGAACATTTTTTGATAAAGAAATATTGAATTAAGAGTTTTTGGGTATTCTGTTTGAATTGAATTAAATACCTCGTAAGTTTTGAAAAACAGTCCTGAATTATCCGTCATAATTACTGGGTGTAACACTGTATATAATTAATAATGGCTTTAGTGCTTTGTTTTAATAGTTAGTACTTTTTTCAATGGTCGGTCATTGCATATTGTTAGTTTATATTTTAGCCATTACTAATAATATACGATATCCGTTACCAAACAGTTGAAAACCGAAAAATGAAACAACTTCTGATTTTAATATTTATCTTTTTGATTTTATCAGGTTGTGACTGGAAAAAAAATGATAAAAACCAATCTGAATTTGAATCAACAACTGATTTCAAAATAGAAACGGAATTAAAAGCAAAAGATACTACTGTTGTTTATTGGGAGACTGGTTTTGACACTATTCAAAATGTCCAAGATATCTATATTGGAAACGACAAACATAGATTGGAAATAAAATCCTATTCCTTAAATGATAGTTCCATTGTAAATATTAATGATAATTTTAAAGAGATTTACCACGATTGTGCTTCTCAAATCATTTTGACAAATAAAAAGGATACTATTCTGAAAGCTATTTTGAACAAAAGAATTTTTAAAGATAGCTTGAATAGTGAATTTTACCGAAGATGTGTATTGAGTACAGTTGAATATGATGGAATTCGTTCAAACAGATTGTTTTTTAAAGGTGGTTTGTTTGTTCCAGATACAGACAGGGTTTTTGGAAATGAATTCGCAATTTTCTATCGAACCGAAAAGAAAAACCAAATTGAATCTTGGAATTACGAAGACCTTGGATTATAAAAACCGTTTGGTAACACCGTGTTATCTATACTAACAACTTAAACAACTGATTAACAACAAATCATATTTACTTTTTTAAAAAAGGTACAACATAGGTGCAACAAAAAAAATAAAAACACTTTTCCTTCCCAATGAATGTTATTTAAGTAAAAATATTGATATTAAACTCAAATATAATTTCAGTTTGAAAATTTATTCTATTTGAGGTGTTAGTTATGATTAACTTTTAATATATTTAACAAATATTCTTCCCTAAAGAATCTCGAAATGATTATATAAGCTTATGCTTTCATTTTGAACTTTATATCATAAATAATTTATAAAAACAAATAGCTTTAATAAAACCTTAAGTAAAGGTCTTATTAATCATATAAGAGATATATAGTTAGTACTAACTATATACAATTGTTAGCGTTCATTTCTTACTCGGCTCAAAAAAACGATAATTCACTCAAA
The window above is part of the Algibacter sp. L3A6 genome. Proteins encoded here:
- a CDS encoding helix-turn-helix domain-containing protein, which translates into the protein MPIENIPELYIKDKTESPDLFVYDFKMTTDVVKSKVNLGMNMFSFLQVGKKQVHFAGTSVAVNKDQSLLLKKGNWLWTELLDTEAIYYCKLFFFSEEKLTDFLSKYTNDIKPYKEDVPYFVIENDAYIASFISSLASHTFENHNFSDALLALKFEEILLYLLNKYGDTFEYYLHSLISKDVSPFKNIVENNVHSNLKLEEIAFLCNMSLSTFKRHFTNEYNQAPGKWLQDKRLQKAKELLQGGELKASDIYLEIGYNNLSNFSVAFKNKFGISPTDISN
- a CDS encoding aldehyde dehydrogenase family protein, whose translation is MANVTKPVFKERYGNFIGGKFVDPVKGQYFDNVSPVDGKVFTQAARSTQEDIDLALDAAHEAFPSWSTSSATERSNALLKIAQVIEDNFEYLATLETIDNGKPIRESRAADIPYCIDHFRYFAGVIRADEGSISEHDKNTVSIVLHEPVGVVGEIIPWNFPMLMLAWKIAPALAAGCTAVVKPAEQTPTSVIALMELIGDILPAGVLNIVTGFGAEAGAALATSKRIAKLSFTGSTETGRKVLHNAAENIIPVTMELGGKSPNVFFPSVADHDDDFFSKAIEGALMFSLNQGEICTAPSRILVHEDIADLFIEKMKVRLKAIKTGNPLDPETMIGSQVSKPQYDKILDYIKIGKDEGAEVVAGGDAGNYEGELSEGYYIQPTVLKGNNKMRIFQEEIFGPVVALTTFSSTEEAIAIANDTPYGLGAGVWSRDAHELYQVPRAIQAGRVWVNQYHTYPAHAPFGGVKESGFGRENHKMALDHYRVVKNMLISYDKKPMGFF
- a CDS encoding M23 family metallopeptidase, coding for MKNLILILIIGFFSCKPDTKKNISYTAQNNIKIIKADTIKFTNGFDFPVGKPNAKKYYNAQKFGENEHLGDDWNGVGGGNTDLGDPIYSIANGYVSYAENVYGGWGNVIRIVHYIDNENQIESLYAHCDEIIIKKGDYIEKGQKIGTIGNNNG
- a CDS encoding tyrosine-type recombinase/integrase, producing MIDKTQIILKPLWHNKIMYIAIEFDYDCDTLKNFTSDLPHVKWSKTYNIFCTHHNKSRINELFQCFRNQGWYVNYEAFRVLKKTKHLPEVKQTSIINKLPILSDDQRVSISHFKKWLEQKRFSHNTVNTYVDVTSSFLRYLNYQNLNLISARSIEQFNYDFIFNAKKSISYQNQCISGIKHYIDFKNIEVDSFDIKRPSKDRKLPNVLSKSDVKNLFDATKNLKHKTLLILVYSSGLRIGEALKLRIKDIDFERGLIHIKSAKGKKDRYTLLSKALIPILKSYINHYTPNSYLFEGRFGDPYTQVSARQVFKKSLLNAGIKKYSTLHTLRHSFATHLLEAGTDIRYIQELLGHNSPKTTMIYTHVSTTKLIDIKNPFDSL
- a CDS encoding DUF4738 domain-containing protein encodes the protein MKQLLILIFIFLILSGCDWKKNDKNQSEFESTTDFKIETELKAKDTTVVYWETGFDTIQNVQDIYIGNDKHRLEIKSYSLNDSSIVNINDNFKEIYHDCASQIILTNKKDTILKAILNKRIFKDSLNSEFYRRCVLSTVEYDGIRSNRLFFKGGLFVPDTDRVFGNEFAIFYRTEKKNQIESWNYEDLGL